In Janthinobacterium sp. J1-1, a single genomic region encodes these proteins:
- the fusA gene encoding elongation factor G yields the protein MTRRTPIERYRNIGISAHIDAGKTTTTERILFYTGVNHKIGEVHNGAATMDWMEQEQERGITITSAATTAFWKGMAGNFPEHRINIIDTPGHVDFTIEVERSMRVLDGAVMVYDAVGGVQPQSETVWRQANKYHVPRIAFINKMDRVGADFLRVRQQIRDRLKGVAVPIQLPIGAEDHFTGVIDLVKMRAITWDDASQGVQFTYGDIPAELQGQAQEWHDKLVEQAAEATPAFTERYLDGGAFSEDELKQALRARTIRNEIVPMLCGSAFKNKGVQAMLDAVIDYLPSPVEVPPIMGHDEHDNEVERHPADNEHFSALAFKIMTDPFVGQLTFFRVYSGVVNSGDMVYNPTKSARERLGRILQMHANERKEIKEVYAGDIAAAVGLKAVTTGDTLCAIDHIIVLEKMIFPEPVISQAVEPKTKPDQEKMGIALNRLAQEDPSFRVHTDEESGQTIMSGMGELHLEILVDRMRREFGVEANVGKPQVAYRETITRMVEDIEGKFVKQSGGRGQYGHVVLKLEPLEPGTGYQFVDAIKGGVVPREFIPAVDKGIIETLKSGVLAGYPVVDVKATLTFGSYHDVDSNENAFRMAGSIAFKDGMRKAAPVLLEPMMQVEAETPEDFMGNVMGDLTARRGMVQGVDDIPGGSGRIVRALVPLAEMFGYSTTLRSLTQGRATYTMEFKHYAAVPKHILDQVAAGKTR from the coding sequence ATGACCCGCAGAACCCCCATCGAACGCTACCGCAATATCGGCATCAGCGCCCATATCGATGCCGGCAAGACCACCACCACCGAGCGCATCCTGTTCTATACGGGCGTCAATCACAAGATCGGCGAAGTGCACAATGGCGCGGCCACCATGGACTGGATGGAGCAGGAACAGGAGCGGGGCATCACCATCACCTCGGCCGCCACCACCGCCTTCTGGAAAGGCATGGCCGGCAACTTCCCCGAACACCGCATCAATATCATCGACACGCCCGGCCATGTGGACTTCACGATCGAGGTGGAACGTTCGATGCGCGTGCTCGACGGCGCCGTGATGGTGTATGACGCCGTCGGCGGGGTGCAGCCGCAATCGGAAACGGTCTGGCGCCAGGCCAACAAATACCATGTGCCGCGCATCGCCTTCATCAACAAGATGGACCGGGTCGGCGCGGACTTTTTACGCGTGCGCCAGCAGATCCGCGACCGCCTGAAAGGCGTGGCGGTACCGATCCAGCTGCCGATCGGCGCCGAAGACCATTTTACGGGCGTGATCGATCTGGTAAAAATGCGTGCGATTACCTGGGACGACGCCAGCCAGGGCGTGCAGTTCACGTATGGCGATATTCCGGCCGAGCTGCAAGGCCAGGCGCAGGAATGGCACGACAAGCTGGTGGAGCAGGCGGCCGAGGCAACGCCCGCATTTACCGAGCGCTACCTGGACGGCGGGGCATTTTCCGAAGACGAACTCAAGCAGGCCTTGCGCGCGCGCACCATCCGCAATGAAATCGTGCCCATGCTGTGCGGCAGCGCTTTCAAGAACAAGGGCGTGCAGGCCATGCTGGACGCGGTGATCGACTACCTGCCGTCGCCCGTCGAAGTGCCGCCCATCATGGGCCATGACGAGCACGACAACGAAGTGGAACGCCACCCGGCCGACAACGAACATTTTTCGGCGCTGGCCTTCAAGATCATGACCGACCCCTTCGTCGGCCAGCTGACGTTTTTCCGCGTGTATTCCGGCGTGGTCAACTCGGGCGACATGGTGTACAACCCCACCAAGAGCGCGCGCGAGCGGCTGGGCCGCATCCTGCAGATGCATGCGAATGAACGCAAGGAAATCAAGGAAGTGTATGCGGGCGACATCGCCGCCGCCGTCGGCCTGAAAGCAGTGACCACCGGGGACACCCTGTGCGCGATCGACCATATCATCGTGCTGGAAAAAATGATTTTCCCGGAACCCGTCATTTCGCAGGCGGTGGAGCCGAAAACCAAGCCCGACCAGGAAAAGATGGGCATCGCCCTGAACCGGCTGGCGCAGGAGGACCCATCCTTCCGCGTGCATACGGACGAGGAATCGGGCCAGACCATCATGTCGGGCATGGGCGAGCTGCACCTGGAGATCCTGGTCGACCGCATGCGGCGCGAATTCGGCGTCGAAGCCAATGTGGGCAAGCCGCAGGTGGCCTACCGCGAAACCATCACGCGCATGGTCGAGGATATCGAAGGCAAGTTCGTCAAGCAGTCGGGCGGACGCGGCCAGTACGGCCACGTGGTCTTGAAACTCGAACCTTTGGAACCGGGCACCGGCTACCAGTTTGTCGACGCCATCAAGGGCGGCGTGGTGCCGCGCGAATTCATACCCGCCGTCGACAAGGGCATCATTGAAACCCTGAAATCAGGCGTTCTGGCCGGCTACCCGGTGGTCGACGTGAAAGCCACCCTGACTTTCGGTTCCTACCACGACGTCGACTCGAACGAAAACGCGTTCCGCATGGCCGGCTCGATTGCCTTCAAGGACGGCATGCGCAAGGCCGCGCCCGTGTTGCTGGAACCGATGATGCAGGTCGAGGCGGAAACGCCGGAAGACTTCATGGGCAATGTGATGGGCGACCTGACGGCGCGGCGCGGCATGGTGCAGGGCGTCGACGATATCCCCGGCGGTTCGGGCCGCATCGTGCGCGCGCTGGTGCCGCTGGCCGAGATGTTCGGCTACTCCACCACCCTGCGTTCGCTGACGCAGGGCAGGGCGACCTATACCATGGAGTTCAAGCATTATGCGGCCGTGCCGAAGCATATTCTTGACCAAGTAGCCGCAGGAAAAACCAGGTAG
- a CDS encoding phospholipase A: MKIDPRKIIICTLLASPAFAMAGELEQQMQRCAVLGDASARLGCFDVLAKAVEEATIATGGNAHATGATLAVAGAATPSTAANPAGVATPEAVNAAVPAVAQTGAAPPEAPISRVTQLWELDDPSKRGMFNIRPHRDNYLLLANYSNASNDQPFKEFTPGGVETQHVELTYQLSFKMKMLEDIASTPIDLWFGYTQQSFWQAYNRKASSPFRETNYQPEMMLVMPINKRFAGVDFRYANLGFVHQSNGQTSTLSRSWNRVYAELGMERDNLAVTARYWKRLDNSKSDNDNIDIIDYMGHGDVRVSYRNDGHEFSATLRRNFSKNHGSVQAGWAFPVKANLKGYLQLFSGYGQSLIDYNYSQKSIGGGFLVDF; encoded by the coding sequence ATGAAAATCGATCCAAGAAAAATAATTATTTGCACGCTGCTGGCCTCGCCAGCCTTTGCCATGGCCGGCGAACTGGAACAACAAATGCAGCGTTGCGCCGTGCTCGGCGACGCCAGCGCCCGCCTGGGCTGCTTCGACGTGCTGGCCAAGGCCGTGGAAGAAGCGACCATCGCCACCGGCGGCAATGCGCATGCCACCGGCGCCACCCTGGCCGTGGCGGGCGCCGCCACGCCAAGCACGGCGGCCAATCCGGCCGGCGTGGCCACCCCGGAAGCCGTCAATGCGGCCGTGCCCGCCGTCGCCCAGACTGGCGCGGCGCCACCGGAGGCGCCGATTTCGCGCGTGACGCAGTTGTGGGAGCTGGACGATCCATCGAAGCGCGGCATGTTCAATATCCGCCCGCACCGCGACAATTATTTGTTGCTGGCCAATTACAGCAACGCCTCGAACGACCAGCCGTTCAAGGAATTCACGCCGGGCGGCGTCGAGACCCAGCACGTGGAACTGACGTACCAGCTGAGTTTCAAGATGAAGATGCTGGAGGATATCGCCTCCACGCCGATCGACCTGTGGTTCGGCTATACCCAGCAAAGTTTCTGGCAGGCGTATAACCGCAAGGCGTCGAGCCCGTTCCGCGAGACCAACTACCAGCCGGAAATGATGCTGGTGATGCCGATCAACAAGCGCTTTGCCGGCGTGGATTTCCGCTATGCCAACCTGGGCTTTGTGCACCAGTCGAATGGCCAGACTTCGACCCTGTCGCGCAGCTGGAACCGCGTGTATGCGGAACTGGGCATGGAACGCGACAACCTTGCCGTCACGGCGCGCTACTGGAAGCGTCTGGACAACAGCAAGTCGGACAATGACAATATCGACATCATCGACTACATGGGCCACGGCGACGTGCGCGTCAGCTACCGCAACGACGGCCATGAATTCTCGGCCACCTTGCGCCGCAACTTCAGCAAGAACCATGGCTCGGTGCAGGCAGGCTGGGCTTTCCCGGTGAAAGCCAACCTGAAAGGCTATCTGCAGCTGTTTTCCGGTTACGGCCAGAGCCTGATCGATTACAACTATTCGCAGAAGTCGATCGGCGGCGGTTTCCTGGTCGATTTCTGA
- a CDS encoding methyltransferase domain-containing protein, which produces MLNEREIESCYLGQFIPVHYHHNMLMDQNRMHGFKSAIDYAVKPGMKVLELGGGTGVLSCFAAAKADKVWCVEFNPDMVKEARKMLALNANGEKVEVVHADAFEYLPPEPVDVVICEMIHVGMLREKQVEVIESFKRRYLARFGGPLPLFVPEAVIMAVQPMQQEYDFEGFYAPIVQFQETTAIHPGVLELAPPAVYSIIDFTQPTDTLFGFDGKFVVERSGTLNALRFVTKNILAVVPERSTTIDWLNHYMCLPLPQAMTVKAGDVLQVSFQYRAGGSIPSLEASMNVQVLYDVNLQPAPQTVVYA; this is translated from the coding sequence ATGCTGAATGAACGCGAGATCGAGAGTTGTTATCTGGGGCAATTCATCCCCGTGCATTACCATCACAATATGCTGATGGACCAGAACCGCATGCATGGCTTCAAGTCGGCCATCGATTATGCGGTCAAGCCGGGCATGAAGGTGCTGGAACTGGGCGGCGGCACCGGCGTGCTGTCGTGCTTCGCGGCAGCCAAGGCCGACAAGGTCTGGTGCGTGGAGTTCAATCCGGACATGGTCAAGGAAGCGCGCAAGATGCTCGCCCTCAACGCCAATGGCGAAAAAGTCGAAGTCGTGCATGCCGACGCCTTCGAGTACCTGCCGCCCGAGCCGGTCGACGTCGTCATCTGCGAGATGATCCATGTCGGCATGCTGCGCGAAAAGCAGGTGGAAGTGATCGAATCGTTCAAGCGCCGCTACCTGGCCCGCTTTGGCGGACCGCTGCCGCTGTTTGTGCCGGAAGCGGTGATCATGGCGGTGCAGCCGATGCAGCAGGAATACGATTTCGAAGGTTTTTATGCGCCGATCGTGCAATTCCAGGAAACCACGGCGATCCACCCTGGCGTGCTGGAACTGGCGCCGCCGGCCGTCTACAGCATCATCGATTTTACGCAGCCGACCGACACCTTGTTCGGCTTTGACGGCAAGTTTGTCGTCGAGCGCAGCGGTACCTTGAACGCCCTGCGTTTCGTGACCAAGAATATCCTGGCGGTGGTGCCCGAGCGTTCGACCACCATCGACTGGCTGAATCACTATATGTGCCTGCCATTGCCGCAGGCCATGACGGTGAAGGCGGGCGACGTGCTGCAAGTGAGCTTCCAGTACCGCGCCGGCGGCTCGATTCCTTCGCTGGAGGCCTCGATGAACGTGCAGGTGCTGTACGACGTCAACCTGCAGCCGGCCCCGCAGACGGTCGTCTACGCCTGA
- a CDS encoding ankyrin repeat domain-containing protein yields the protein MRHMVASALLCVSTAVLAAPDPVSFFRAVSIDNAGGVRKMLYEGMNPNLPDEQRGDIALVIALRDDADKVFKVLLETPGIDLEARSANGNTALMMAAYKHKREAVDALLAKGAKVNQSGWTALHYAASAGDIPIMQVFLQRGAKVDAYAPTNITPLMFAAREGQEEAVKLLLASGADPTLKSSHGWTAAQFALAADKPGVAAIIDKFQQERGRRN from the coding sequence ATGCGTCATATGGTGGCTTCCGCCTTGTTGTGCGTTTCCACCGCGGTGCTGGCCGCGCCCGATCCGGTCAGTTTCTTCCGCGCCGTGTCGATCGACAATGCGGGTGGCGTGCGCAAGATGTTGTATGAGGGCATGAATCCCAACCTGCCCGATGAGCAGCGCGGCGATATCGCGCTGGTGATTGCATTGCGCGACGACGCCGACAAGGTGTTCAAGGTGCTGCTGGAAACCCCTGGCATCGACCTGGAAGCGCGCTCGGCGAATGGCAATACGGCGTTGATGATGGCCGCTTACAAGCACAAGCGCGAAGCAGTGGATGCCTTGCTGGCCAAGGGCGCCAAGGTCAACCAGAGCGGCTGGACGGCGCTGCACTATGCGGCCTCGGCCGGTGATATACCCATCATGCAAGTATTCCTGCAACGTGGCGCCAAGGTCGATGCCTATGCGCCGACCAATATCACGCCGCTGATGTTTGCCGCCCGCGAAGGGCAGGAGGAGGCCGTCAAACTGCTGCTGGCCTCGGGCGCCGATCCCACCTTGAAAAGCAGTCACGGCTGGACCGCGGCCCAGTTTGCGCTGGCGGCCGACAAGCCAGGCGTGGCCGCGATTATCGACAAGTTCCAACAGGAACGCGGCCGCCGCAACTGA
- a CDS encoding TatD family hydrolase: MYIDSHCHINFPELAARMPEILAKMAENKVTHALCVSVDLPDFPQVLALAEQYPHIFASVGVHPDYEDTPEPSVEDLVRLADHPKIIAIGETGLDYFRLTGDLEWQRERFRTHIKASRITRKPLIIHTRAASEDTIRIMREEGAGVAAGGVAGVMHCFTESLEVAKAAIDMGFYISFSGIVTFKSAKDLQAVALEVPLDRILIETDSPYLAPVPFRGRMNEPGYVAHVAEYLSSLKGIPLAQVAEQTTSNFFKLFNQVA, from the coding sequence ATGTATATCGATTCCCACTGCCATATCAATTTCCCCGAGCTGGCTGCTCGCATGCCTGAAATTCTGGCCAAAATGGCCGAGAACAAGGTGACGCATGCCTTGTGCGTGTCGGTCGACTTGCCCGATTTTCCGCAGGTGCTTGCCCTGGCGGAACAGTATCCGCATATTTTCGCTTCGGTCGGCGTCCATCCCGATTACGAGGACACTCCGGAGCCGTCCGTCGAAGACCTGGTGCGCTTGGCCGATCATCCGAAAATCATTGCCATCGGCGAGACCGGGCTCGATTATTTCCGCCTGACCGGCGACCTGGAGTGGCAGCGCGAGCGCTTTCGTACTCACATCAAAGCTTCAAGAATCACGCGCAAGCCCTTGATTATTCACACAAGAGCGGCCAGCGAGGACACCATCCGCATCATGCGCGAAGAAGGTGCCGGCGTGGCGGCCGGCGGCGTGGCCGGCGTCATGCATTGCTTTACGGAGTCGCTGGAGGTGGCGAAAGCGGCGATCGACATGGGGTTCTATATTTCGTTTTCCGGCATTGTCACCTTCAAGAGCGCAAAAGACCTGCAGGCCGTCGCCCTGGAAGTGCCGCTGGATCGGATTCTGATCGAGACCGATTCGCCCTACCTGGCGCCGGTGCCGTTTCGCGGCCGCATGAATGAACCGGGCTATGTTGCCCATGTGGCGGAATATCTGTCGTCGCTGAAAGGCATCCCGCTGGCCCAGGTTGCCGAGCAGACGACTAGCAACTTCTTCAAGCTTTTCAACCAGGTAGCGTAA
- a CDS encoding N-acetyltransferase family protein, with translation MNYRHRIATIDDLPAIVAIYNTTIASREVTADTEPVTVESRLAWFHDHTPERRPLWIIESSTDDSASPAVLGWLSYSNFYGRPAYSGTAELSVYIAPEARGKGIGAYGLTQAIAHAPSVGVHTVLGFIFGHNAPSLGLFRKFGFEVWANLPKVANLDGVERDLIILGKRVA, from the coding sequence ATGAACTATCGCCATCGCATTGCCACCATCGACGACCTGCCTGCCATCGTCGCCATCTATAACACCACGATTGCTTCACGCGAAGTGACGGCCGATACGGAGCCGGTCACGGTGGAGTCGCGCCTGGCGTGGTTTCACGACCATACGCCGGAGCGCCGGCCGCTGTGGATTATTGAGTCTTCTACTGATGATTCCGCTTCGCCTGCTGTCCTGGGCTGGTTGTCGTACTCGAATTTTTACGGCCGGCCCGCGTATTCGGGGACGGCGGAGTTGTCCGTCTATATTGCGCCGGAGGCGCGCGGCAAGGGGATCGGCGCTTACGGACTGACGCAAGCCATCGCGCATGCGCCCTCTGTTGGCGTGCATACGGTGCTGGGGTTTATTTTTGGGCATAATGCGCCGTCGCTGGGTTTGTTCCGCAAGTTTGGCTTTGAGGTTTGGGCGAATTTGCCCAAGGTGGCGAATCTTGATGGTGTCGAACGCGATCTGATTATTCTGGGCAAACGTGTTGCTTAG
- a CDS encoding DNA polymerase III subunit delta' gives MTNSLYPWQQDAWRQLQALRPRMPHAILFHGAQGIGKADFIEHFAQALLCEDVRADGHACGACASCGWFVQGNHPDYRRVRPEALEDDVPEDGEGEETAKKSAKTRTPSKDIKIEQIRNLADFMNISTHRQGLRVVVLYPAEALNTPASNALLKTLEEPPPGTLFLLASNSLDRLLPTILSRCRKFALPMPSHEQALAWLKTQGLNDADSWLREQGGAPLAALAQSESGGREETEQLLQVLAHPGVEAALKAADKLQKSPLAPLVASLQRWLYDVFSMKLAGTIRYYPRHRRELEALAARINVSRLMAAIKAANERRAIADHPLSPKLFLEDMLLDYAASCQ, from the coding sequence ATGACCAATTCACTCTATCCTTGGCAGCAGGACGCCTGGCGGCAATTGCAAGCCTTGCGCCCGCGCATGCCGCACGCCATCCTGTTCCATGGCGCGCAAGGCATCGGCAAGGCCGACTTTATCGAACATTTCGCCCAGGCCCTGCTGTGCGAAGACGTGCGCGCCGACGGCCATGCCTGCGGCGCTTGCGCTTCCTGCGGCTGGTTTGTGCAGGGCAACCATCCCGACTACCGCCGCGTGCGCCCGGAAGCGCTGGAAGACGACGTGCCTGAGGACGGCGAAGGCGAGGAAACCGCCAAGAAAAGCGCCAAGACCAGGACGCCGTCGAAAGACATCAAGATCGAGCAGATCCGCAACCTGGCCGACTTCATGAACATCTCGACCCACCGCCAGGGCTTGCGCGTGGTGGTGCTGTATCCGGCCGAGGCGCTCAATACGCCGGCCTCGAACGCCTTGCTGAAAACCCTGGAGGAGCCGCCGCCGGGCACCTTGTTCCTGCTGGCGTCGAACAGCCTGGACCGTCTGCTGCCGACCATTCTGTCGCGTTGCCGCAAGTTCGCCCTGCCCATGCCCAGCCATGAACAGGCGCTGGCCTGGCTGAAAACCCAGGGTCTGAATGACGCCGACAGCTGGCTGCGCGAGCAGGGCGGCGCGCCATTGGCGGCGCTGGCCCAGTCCGAATCGGGTGGCCGCGAGGAAACCGAACAACTGCTGCAAGTGCTGGCCCATCCGGGCGTGGAGGCGGCGTTGAAAGCGGCCGACAAGCTGCAGAAGTCGCCCTTGGCGCCGCTGGTGGCGTCCTTGCAGCGCTGGCTGTATGACGTGTTTTCAATGAAGCTGGCCGGCACCATCCGCTACTATCCGCGCCACCGGCGCGAGCTGGAGGCATTGGCTGCGCGCATCAATGTCAGCCGCCTGATGGCTGCCATCAAGGCCGCCAACGAGCGGCGCGCGATTGCCGACCATCCGCTGTCGCCCAAGCTGTTTCTGGAAGACATGCTGCTCGACTATGCGGCAAGCTGTCAATAA